One window of Chionomys nivalis chromosome 10, mChiNiv1.1, whole genome shotgun sequence genomic DNA carries:
- the Agr3 gene encoding anterior gradient protein 3, translated as MLCSTLSLCLLLITVSTNLAIAIKKEKRPPQTLSRGWGDDITWVQTYEEGLFHAHKSNKPLMVILHLEDCQYCQALKKEFAKNEEIQEMAQNGFIMLNLMHETTDKNLSPDGQYVPRIMFVDPSLTVRADITGRYANRLYTYEPQDLPLLIDNMKKALRLIQSEL; from the exons ATGCTCTGTTCCACTTTGTCCCTCTGCCTCTTGCTGATCACAGTTTCTACCAACCTTGCCATTGCTATCAAAAAAGAGAAGAGACCTCCCCAGACGCTCTCAAGAG gGTGGGGAGATGACATCACTTGGGTACAAACTTACGAAGAAGGGCTCTTTCACGCTCACAAAAG TAACAAGCCACTGATGGTTATTCTCCACCTGGAAGACTGCCAATACTGTCAAG CACTAAAAAAGGAATTtgcaaaaaatgaagaaatacaagAAATGGCTCAGAATGGCTTTATCATGCTGAATCTCATG CATGAGACCACGGACAAGAATTTATCTCCTGATGGGCAGTATGTGCCAAGGATCATGTTTGTCG acccTTCTTTGACTGTCAGAGCTGATATAACTGGAAGATATGCTAACAGACTCTACACGTATGAACCCCAGGACTTACCTTTGC TAATAGACAACATGAAGAAAGCACTAAGACTCATCCAGTCAGAACTGTGA